TATACGCTTACCTGTTACGGCGGCGTGGCCGATTCCACTACCCGCGATCTGCTGCCTCATGGCGCCCGCGAAGGACACGTTATCAAATCCCCGAAAGTAATGCTGGGTGTTTTCGACGATTGGCGCAATGGTATGGACGCATACGGACAGGCTAATGGAACCATCGCTCCCCGCCGGCCCTGGAAGAAAGCAGTGCCCTTTGGCTGGAACAGCTGGGGCGTGTTACAGTTCGGAATCAACTATCAGAAAGCGCTGGAAGTATCAGACTTCTTTAAAGAAAACCTGCAGCCGCAACATTTTGTAAACAGCAATGGGGAAGTAGTGATAGGACTGGATTCCGGCTGGGATAGTTTCACAGAAGAACAACTGAAAAATTTCGTAAAACATTGTAAAGCCAACGGCCAGATGGCCGGCATCTACTGGACGCCTTTCACCGATTGGGGCAAGCATCCCGACGCCGCAATAAAAGAAGCACCGCAATATAAATTCAGGGATGTTTATCTTTATGCCAATGGCAAACCGCAGGATCTGGACGGCGCCTATGCGATAGACCCTACTCACCCCGCGATAGAACAGCGTATGCAGAAAATAGCTGAGCTTTTCCACCGTTGCGGTTTCCAGTATGTGAAAATGGATTTCATGGCGCATGGAGCAATTAATGCCGACAAATGGTATAATCCCCATATAAAGTCAGGGATTGAAGCCTATAACTATGGGATGCAGTTACTGGATAAATACTTCGGGGATATGTATATTAATCTTTCCATAGCCCCCATCTTCCCGGCCCAATATGCGCAATCGCGTCGTATTGCCTGTGATGCCTGGAATAAGATCAGGGATACGGAATATACGCTGAACGCAGTATCATATGGTTGGTGGATTACCAATATATACCGCTTTAATGATGCTGATCATGTGGTGTTACAGCAGGCATCAGAAGGAGAGAACCGCGCAAGAGTAACATCTGCCGTTATTACCGGGTTGTTCATTACTGGTGATGATTTTAGTAAAGGTGGAAGTGAAGAAGGGAAAACCAAAGCACGCAATTATCTGACCAATGCAGAAGTGAATGCAGCGGCGATGGGCCGGAGTTTCCGCCCGGTGGAAGGAAACGGTCGGCGTTCGGAAGATCAGTTTACACTTCAGGATGCGGATGGAAATGTATATTATGCAGTGTTCAATTATACAGATGCAGATCGCACTATACTGCTGCCAATGGAAAGACTGGGCCTGGATCCCCATGGACGTTATAACATCAGGGATCTCTGGTCGCACGCCAACATCAGCGCCACCCAAACCCTCAGCATTCCGGCAAAGGATGTGAGATTTTTGAAGATCAGCAATAAATAAGTGATATAATAAATTCAATCCATGAGGAAAAAATTATCCGTTATCTTGTTTTTCCTGATTGTTGTGACCCATACAGCAGTTAAGTCGGAAACTATTCGCATATCCACTAACGAAACAGAGCTGGTTTTACAAACAGCGGAAAATGGACGCCTGTACCAGTTGTACCTCGGAGCACGGCTGGCTAACCAGGACGAATACACGCTGTTGGCTGGCAGGGTGAAATCTCATGCCGACGGCCAGGGATGGGAAGCATATCCTGTATCCGGAACAGAAACGTTTTTTGAACCGGCATTCGCCATCAGGCATAATGATGGTAACATGACCTCCGTGTTACAGTATGTGTCCCACAAGGTAAACGTCATATCCGGCGATGTTACTGAAACAGTAATTCAGCTGAAAGATGCTTTATACCCTGTGCAGGTGAAACTGTTCTATCGTAGTTATGCAAAGGATAACGTGATTCAGGCATGGACTGAAATTAGTCACAATGAAAAGAAGCCGGTAAACATCGGCCAGTACGCTTCTTCCATGTTGTACTGGAAATGCGCCCGGTATTTTCTGACAGAGTTCAGTGGCGACTGGGCAAAGGAAGTGAATATGAGCACCGCGCCACTTAATTTCGGTAAAAAGATCATCGACTCCAAACTGGGTACCAGGGCGGATTTACACGTATCTCCTTTTTTTACAGTGGGCCTCGGCGCCGCACCGGCGGAAAATGAAGGACAGGTATTGATGGGAACACTGGCATGGACGGGCAACTTCCGCTTTACATTTGAAGTGGACAATGAACAAAACCTGCGTGTGATATCCGGCATCAATCCTTACGCTTCCGACTATACGCTGGATCCTGGAAAAGTATTCACAACGCCTGCTTTTATCTTCACATTAAGTAACCATGGTACTGGTAAAGGTAGCCGTGATTTACAGCGATGGGCCCGCAACTATCAGCTGAAAGACGGCCAGGGTGGCCGCCTGACATTGCTCAATAACTGGGAGTCTACCGGCTTCGATTTTAACGAGCCTAAGCTGGATTCCCTGATGCAACAGGCGAAATACCTGGGTGTGGATATGTTTCTGCTGGACGATGGCTGGTTTGGTAATAAGTATCCCCGCCATAGTGATACGCAGGGACTGGGCGACTGGCAGGTGACCGGCAACAAGCTGCCAAACGGAGTACCATCCCTCGTGAAGGATGCTAACCGTGCTGGAGTAAAATTTGGCATATGGATAGAACCCGAAATGGTGAACCCCAAAAGCGAACTTTTTGAGAAGCATCCTGATTGGGTGATCATGCTGCCCAACCGCGAGCGCTACTATTATCGTAACCAGTTGGTGCTGGATTTAAGCAACCCGGCTGTTCAGGAACATGTGTTCAACGTAGTGGATCACCTGATGACGGAAAACCCGGAGCTGGCGTACATGAAGTGGGATTGCAACAGCCCCGTTACAAATATTTACTCACCTTATCTGAAAGACAGGCAGAATAATTTGTACGTAGATTATGTACGTGGCTTATACAAAGTATTGGATCGTATCCGCGATAAATATCCCCGGCTGCCGATGATGCTTTGCTCCGGTGGTGGCGGTCGCACTGACTATGAAGGACTTCGCTATTTCACCGAATTCTGGTGCAGCGATAATACCGATCCTGTAGAGCGGTTATTCATTCAGTGGGGATATTCCCAGTTCTTCCCGGCCAAAGCAATGGCGGCTCACGTGACCAGCTGGAATCATGAAGCAGGTATAAAATTCCGCGTGGATGTGGCCATGCAATGCAAGTTGGGTTTCGATATTAATCTGAAAGAACTGTCGGCCCGCGATCAGACATTTTGTAAGTCGGCCGTAGCCACCTACAATCGTGTGAAAAATATTAACTTCGAAGGCGACCAGTACAGGCTTGTTTCCCCGTATGAGGGCAACCATACAGCTGTCATGTATGTGAGCAGCTCCCGGCAGCAGGCACTTGTATACGCATATGATATCTACCCGCGCTTTGGCGAAAGTTCCCTGCCTGTATTGTGTCAGGGCCTTGATCCGGCAAAGAAGTATCGCGTCAGGGAAATTAATCTCATGGAAGGATCCCGGCCAGGAGATGCTTTCAACGATAAGGTCTATTCAGGAGACTATCTGATGAAAGTAGGTCTGGATGTATTTACCGCCAGAAAGCTGCACAGCAGGGTGCTGGAGCTGGAGGCGATCAACTGATATGGAGCTTCATAGCTCCGACCTTTGAACAACCACGAATCTGAATGGATGAAAACAGTTTTTGAAAAAATACGGGAGCTGGAAGATATGCCGGCATACTCCAAACACGAACGGTTTGTAGAAGGCATTATTAACGCTATTAATGAGAAAATCATCGGGGTAGGGGACTCCCTGCCTTCTGTTAATGCCATGATCGCCGGTCTGGGATATGCCCGTGAAACCGTGATCAAAGGGTATCGCGAATTACAGGGCCGTGGCCTGATTGAGTCAAAAAACAGGCTTGGATATTTCGTGGCCGACGATAATACACAGCAGTCGCTCAAGGTAGCGCTGTTCATGTATACCATCGATACCTTCCAGGAACAATTCTATCGCAGTTTCCGTAATGAGTTAGGTGCCAATGTTCATCTCGATGTATTTTTTCACCACGGCAATATCGAAGTATTCGAAACGATGTTTTCGCTGGTAAAGAACAGATACGGTATGTATGTGATTTCCCCTATTCATCATCCCCGCACAAAGGAATTACTGAATACCATTCCTCGCCATAAACTGGTAATGTTCGACCGTTACGAGCCACTGGAAGGCGATTTCAATTATGTAGTGCAGGAGTTCGAAAAATCGTCCTATGCCATTTTTGAACAGCTGAGCGACGTAATCCGGAAATTCGATAAAATGATTTTTTATCATAATCCGGATTCCCTGTTCCCGCCGGAAATCGTACGTTCCTTTCAGAAGTTTATCCAGAAGCATCATATAAAAGGTAAAATACTGCGGGAATATGAACCGGGTTCAGTTGAAAAAGGAGTAGTATATTACGTGAATGAGAATGCCGAATTGTGGAATTTACTGAGAGATTGTAACGCAAAGAAGATAAAACCAGGTAAAGATATCGGTATTCTTTCCCACAATGATGAACCGGTAAAGGAAATTGTGGGCAATGGTATCACCACCTATTCCGTTAGTTTCAGCAATATGGGCAGGCGTGTGGCCCGTGCAGTGCTGGACCGGGAGCCTGTACAATTGGTGCTGCCTACGGAGCTGATCAGGCGTAACTCTTTATGATATTATGAATGCAGTATCCCTGCTAAGTTTTTTGTTGATCACTGTTTTAGTGGCGCTGATTTCCTGGTATAAAACCAGGAAAGAGAATCTTCAGACTTCTTCCGGCCTTTTTTTCGCCAACCGCAACCTGGGCTTCCTGGTCGTAGGAGGCGCCTTGTTCTTTACCAATATCAGCGCAGTACAATTCATAGGAGAAAACGAGCTGGTATATACCAACAACATGAGCGTGATGGCATGGGGGCTATCCTCTGTATTTGCCATGCTGGTGGTGTCGGAATTTATTATGCCTGTATACCTCCGCAGTGGTATCTCCACAACACCGGATTTCCTCGAAGAGCGTTACGATACCGGCACCAAACGTTTTGTATCTGTAATTTTCCTTGTCAGTTATATCGTGAACATGTTGCCCTCCGTGCTGTACAGCGGGGCACTGTCGTTCAATGGACTGTTCCGGATATCGGAAACATTTCATATTAGTCATTGGATAACCGTCTGGCTCCTCGTCTGGCTCATCGGGCTGATTGGCTGCCTCTATACGGTGCTGGGCGGTTTAAAGGCTGTTGCTATTTCAGACACTGTGCTGGGGATTGGTATGTTCGCTGGCGGAGTATTGCTGCCCTACGTTGCACTCAGGTATTTAGGCCACGGATCTGTGCGGGCCGGGTTGGATACGCTGCTGGCGTCGCATAGGGAGCATTTGAATTCCATCGGTGCAAAAGGTGATTCAGTGCCGTTTTCCACCATTTTCACAGGGATGCTGCTGGTGAACCTTTATTATTGGGGAACGGAGCAATATATCGTGCAGCAGGCGCTCGCTTCACGTAACCTGGCAGAGAGCCAGAAAGGCATTGCGGTAGCTTGTGTGGGAAAGATTATATCGCCCCTGCTGCTAAACATCCCCGGTCTGATTGCCGTACACTTATACACGCATTTGTCAAACACTGCTGAAGTATTTCCGAAGATCGTCAGCGATATATGTCCACCGGTACTTACCGGCTATATGGCAGCCATTACCTTTGGTGCAGCCTTTACTACTTTTAACGCCGGACTTAACAGCTCCAGCACCCTGTTTGTACTGAATTTATACAAACCACTCATGGAACGCCGCCAGCAGCCGGTCAGTGAGCGAACGATGGTAAGAGCGGGGAAGATGTTTGAAATCATCGTTTGTCTGCTGGCCATGTGCATTGCACCTTTCATTGCTTTTGCACGGCATGGCTTATACACTTATCTGCAAATGGTGAGCGGCTTTTTCAGCGTTCCCATTTTCACGATACTGGTGATGGGACTTTTACATAAACGTATGCCTGCCATCGCCGCAAAGATCGGGCTTACTTTCTTTATCGTTACTTATGCTGTATCGCAACTACTGGTAGATACCGGCTTGCATTTCCTTCATGTGCTGGCCATCCTTTTTATAGTAACAGTATTACTGATGATGATAACAGCAGCATTTTATCCGCGAAAGGAACCATTTGTACAGCAATGGAATAATGTGGTAGATCTGCAACCCTGGAAAAGAAGACACCTGTATACAATACTATTGCTGCTGGCAATGGTGGCCTTATTTGTAGTTTTTTCTCCGCTCGGAATAGCTGGTAAATTATAACAGCAATACAGTTAACGATACTAGCACTATCCCCATTAAGTTATCAACAGCCGTAATTATGTTGATAGTTATAATTTGTCATAGTTTTTCTAATAAAATCACCACCTGTTTTACTCCCATAAGTATTTTATTTGCAGTTAAATAATACCTGAATTAGTAATTGCGTACAATAGTTTTAGAGTTTTTCGAATCCTGGTGCATTATTTAAGGTGCCGGTTTTTTTACAGTTAAATCAGAAAATAATAATTGTTGACAAGTAACAGTCATTATCCGTGTTTACGGACAGATGAATGAGCAGAACATAGTGGGGCTCTTCGCTCAGGGTCTCACTGTGTTCCCTCTGAATACTGGCCGGATATACATTAAACTGGAAAAGACATTTATTACATAATCCGTTAGTTTCCCGACACGATTTTTATTGTATCACTTGTATCTACAGGAAAATACACTGCAACAACCAATTGAATGCAGTAAGCATTCATAATACTGTGGGCTATTAGCCCGCTTCGGTACGAGGTGAACAATTCGACTGTTTCTACAGTCAGATTAAACTTACTGTCACTTCTTCCGTTGAAATTGAACAGTTGGAATTATCTTTTTTTATTACATTTATTCCAGCAGTCAACCGGGGAATATCATGAGCGCAGAGTAGGGCTGGCATTTGAAGGTATCTACTATTCTGATATACGCCGTTGGGGAAACGGCGCTGTTATACGAACTATAGCAGGTCAGCAGGTGGAAGCAGGAAGTTTTGTAGATGCACTTTATCTTTGGCTAATTCCGCAAGGAGAGATGGACCTTAATCCTAAACTGACACTAAATCCAGGTTATTGAAAGTAATATTCATGTCTATAAACAAATATCCCGGCAGCTTGCTCCTGCTGACAGTAATATTGTGTTGCTGGCAGCATCTTACCGCTCAACGTAATACGGCTGTTAAGCAGCCGTATTACGATACTGTATATGTAACCGTCTATGGTGCAACCCCCGATAGCCGCAACGATGCTGTACCTGCGGTGCAGGCGGCACTGGAGGTTTGCAGAAAAAAGCGTAATCCACTGCTTTTCTTCCCGGCAGGCCGCTACGATTTCTGGCCAACGAAAGCCCGGCAGAAAGCATATTATGAGTCTAATACCACCGTCGACAATCCAAGATACAACGCCATCCTGATAGATAATTTCCGGCAACTCACGGTTAGTGGCAACGGCTCTTCTTTTATTTATCATGGCCGTATTCAGCCTTTCACCATCGACCATAGCAGTAATGTCACCATCCGGGATCTTGCTGTCAACTGGGATTTTCCGCTGACAGCGCAAGCCACCGTACTGGACACCGCTGCCGATCATATTGATGTAAGCATCGATACGGCGCAGTATCCTTACCGGCTGAACAATCAGCAACTTGTTTTTGCTGCTGAGGGATGGAGTGGCAAAATAACCGGCGTTATGGAATACGACGCCAAAACTCACCTCATTGCCTACAGAACGGGCGATCAGCCGGCATTGGGAAATAACTGGTCTTCATACAGCGCAGAGATCCGCGGTAATGGAGTGGTTCGTTTGCATCACAGGTTTCTGCGCAAACCAGCGCCAGGTAATGTGCTTGTGCTACGGCACAATGCAAGGGATCACGCCATGATATTTGTAACAGATAGTAAGCATATACAGTTTCAGCATATCAATGGATATCATTGCGCCGGACTGGGCATCCTGTCGCAATACGCTTCAGACCTTACGTTCAGT
The genomic region above belongs to Chitinophaga sp. 180180018-3 and contains:
- a CDS encoding alpha-galactosidase gives rise to the protein MKKMILQGASHMLMTVAMFLLFNTVRAVTPAGWKIVYDKSTRSLHLTRSAGKADLQLYASWKWNGRLITTKDYRQVTQTVKPRHDAFGNGTILQVTYRDEQLPTLVQSFYQYPGKDYLLTDFSLEASSGNISSGYMAPVNLSNMTQMLNAGDIRALFIPFDNDKWIRFQSHPLDFNSLTSYEATAVFDAGSRKGLVVGSVEHDFWKSAVIMNRTDNGKAYTLTCYGGVADSTTRDLLPHGAREGHVIKSPKVMLGVFDDWRNGMDAYGQANGTIAPRRPWKKAVPFGWNSWGVLQFGINYQKALEVSDFFKENLQPQHFVNSNGEVVIGLDSGWDSFTEEQLKNFVKHCKANGQMAGIYWTPFTDWGKHPDAAIKEAPQYKFRDVYLYANGKPQDLDGAYAIDPTHPAIEQRMQKIAELFHRCGFQYVKMDFMAHGAINADKWYNPHIKSGIEAYNYGMQLLDKYFGDMYINLSIAPIFPAQYAQSRRIACDAWNKIRDTEYTLNAVSYGWWITNIYRFNDADHVVLQQASEGENRARVTSAVITGLFITGDDFSKGGSEEGKTKARNYLTNAEVNAAAMGRSFRPVEGNGRRSEDQFTLQDADGNVYYAVFNYTDADRTILLPMERLGLDPHGRYNIRDLWSHANISATQTLSIPAKDVRFLKISNK
- a CDS encoding alpha-galactosidase, whose product is MRKKLSVILFFLIVVTHTAVKSETIRISTNETELVLQTAENGRLYQLYLGARLANQDEYTLLAGRVKSHADGQGWEAYPVSGTETFFEPAFAIRHNDGNMTSVLQYVSHKVNVISGDVTETVIQLKDALYPVQVKLFYRSYAKDNVIQAWTEISHNEKKPVNIGQYASSMLYWKCARYFLTEFSGDWAKEVNMSTAPLNFGKKIIDSKLGTRADLHVSPFFTVGLGAAPAENEGQVLMGTLAWTGNFRFTFEVDNEQNLRVISGINPYASDYTLDPGKVFTTPAFIFTLSNHGTGKGSRDLQRWARNYQLKDGQGGRLTLLNNWESTGFDFNEPKLDSLMQQAKYLGVDMFLLDDGWFGNKYPRHSDTQGLGDWQVTGNKLPNGVPSLVKDANRAGVKFGIWIEPEMVNPKSELFEKHPDWVIMLPNRERYYYRNQLVLDLSNPAVQEHVFNVVDHLMTENPELAYMKWDCNSPVTNIYSPYLKDRQNNLYVDYVRGLYKVLDRIRDKYPRLPMMLCSGGGGRTDYEGLRYFTEFWCSDNTDPVERLFIQWGYSQFFPAKAMAAHVTSWNHEAGIKFRVDVAMQCKLGFDINLKELSARDQTFCKSAVATYNRVKNINFEGDQYRLVSPYEGNHTAVMYVSSSRQQALVYAYDIYPRFGESSLPVLCQGLDPAKKYRVREINLMEGSRPGDAFNDKVYSGDYLMKVGLDVFTARKLHSRVLELEAIN
- a CDS encoding GntR family transcriptional regulator, which gives rise to MKTVFEKIRELEDMPAYSKHERFVEGIINAINEKIIGVGDSLPSVNAMIAGLGYARETVIKGYRELQGRGLIESKNRLGYFVADDNTQQSLKVALFMYTIDTFQEQFYRSFRNELGANVHLDVFFHHGNIEVFETMFSLVKNRYGMYVISPIHHPRTKELLNTIPRHKLVMFDRYEPLEGDFNYVVQEFEKSSYAIFEQLSDVIRKFDKMIFYHNPDSLFPPEIVRSFQKFIQKHHIKGKILREYEPGSVEKGVVYYVNENAELWNLLRDCNAKKIKPGKDIGILSHNDEPVKEIVGNGITTYSVSFSNMGRRVARAVLDREPVQLVLPTELIRRNSL
- a CDS encoding solute:sodium symporter family transporter, translated to MNAVSLLSFLLITVLVALISWYKTRKENLQTSSGLFFANRNLGFLVVGGALFFTNISAVQFIGENELVYTNNMSVMAWGLSSVFAMLVVSEFIMPVYLRSGISTTPDFLEERYDTGTKRFVSVIFLVSYIVNMLPSVLYSGALSFNGLFRISETFHISHWITVWLLVWLIGLIGCLYTVLGGLKAVAISDTVLGIGMFAGGVLLPYVALRYLGHGSVRAGLDTLLASHREHLNSIGAKGDSVPFSTIFTGMLLVNLYYWGTEQYIVQQALASRNLAESQKGIAVACVGKIISPLLLNIPGLIAVHLYTHLSNTAEVFPKIVSDICPPVLTGYMAAITFGAAFTTFNAGLNSSSTLFVLNLYKPLMERRQQPVSERTMVRAGKMFEIIVCLLAMCIAPFIAFARHGLYTYLQMVSGFFSVPIFTILVMGLLHKRMPAIAAKIGLTFFIVTYAVSQLLVDTGLHFLHVLAILFIVTVLLMMITAAFYPRKEPFVQQWNNVVDLQPWKRRHLYTILLLLAMVALFVVFSPLGIAGKL